CGGTGCCGGTGACGTCGCGCAGCGCGTAGAGCTTCTTGTCCGCGGGGGCGAGGCCGTCGCCCGCCGCGCAGATGACCGCGCCGGTGGTGTCCAGGACGTGCAGCATCTCCTCGTTGGAGAGCAGCGCGCGCCAGCCCGGGATGGACTCCAGCTTGTCGAGGGTGCCGCCGGTGTGGCCCAGTCCCCGGCCGGACAGCTGCGGGACGGCCGCGCCGCAGGCCGCGACGAGCGGGGCCAGCGGCAGGGTGATCTTGTCGCCGACGCCGCCGGTGGAGTGCTTGTCGGCGGTGGGGCGGGAGAGGGAGTCGAAGTTCATGCGCTCGCCGGAGGCGATCATCGCGGCGGTCCAGCGGGCGATCTCGGTGCGGTTCATCCCGTTCAGCAGGATGGCCATCGCCAGCGCCGACATCTGCTCGTCGGCGACGACACCGCGCGTGTACGCGTCGATGACCCAGTCGATCTGCTCGGGGCTCAGCTCACCGCGGTCCCGCTTGGTCCGGATGACGGAGATGACGTCCATGAGGTGACTTCCTTCTACGCGCATAGAGAGAGGGGTGTACGGAAGGGGGAGGAGGAGGGAAGACGACGGCCCTCCGCCCGGGAGGGGGCGGAGGGCCGTCGGCACGGCTATCTCAGGTGGTCGGGCCCGAAGGCCTGGGGCAGCATCGCGCTCAGCGGGACGATGCCCTCCGGCGTGTCCACCTGGAGCTCCGGGCCGCCGAACTCGTACAGCAGCTGGCGGCAGCGCCCGCACGGGACGAGGGCGCCGCCCTTGCCGTCCACGCAGGTGAAGTGCGTGAGCCGGCCGCCGCCGGTGGCCTGGAGCGAGGAGACCAGCCCGCACTCGGCGCACAGGCCCAGGCCGTAGCTCGCGTTCTCGACGTTGCAGCCGGTCACGACCCGGCCGTCGTCCACGCGGGCGGCGACCCCGACCGGGAAGCCCGAGTACGGGGCGTACGCGCGGGACATGGCGTCCCGGGCCGCGGCCCGCAGGGCCTCCCAGTCGACGGCGGCCTGGGCCGGTACCGGCGCCGGGCTCGTCACTTGCCCTGGCCCTTGCGGTACGGCAGTCCGTCCGCCTTGGGCATGCGCAGCCGCTGCGCCGACAGTGCGAGCACCAGCAGGGTGGTGACGTACGGGGCCGCGTCCACGAACTGGCTCGGCACCGAGTCGGTCAGCGCGTACCAGACGAAGAGCAGCACGCCGAAGAGGGCGGAGACGCCGGCCTGGACGTACTTCTTCTTGTACAGCTGCCAGGCGCAGACGAGCAGCAGCAGGATCGCGATCAGCAGCAGCAGCGCGTGGACGTTGGTGGCGCCGCCGCGCAGCTTGAGGCTGTCGATGAAGCCGAACAGGCCCGCGCCCATCGCCATGCCGCCCGGCATCCAGTTGCCGAAGATCATCGCGGCGAGGCCGATGTAGCCGCGGCCGCCGGTCTGGCCCTCCTGGTAGATCGGGCTGGCGACGATCGACAGGAACGCGCCGCCGAGGCCGGCCAGGGCGCCCGAGACGATCACGGCGATGTACTTGTACTTGTAGACGTTGACGCCGAGGGACTCGGCGGCGGTCGGGTTCTCCCCGCAGGAGCGCAGGCGCAGGCCGAAGGTGGTGCGCCACAGCACCCACCAGGTGCCGGGGATCAGCAGCAGGGCGACGACGGTCAGCAGCGACAGCTCGGTGACCAGGCCGCCGATGACGCCGGCCAGGTCCGAGACGAAGAACCAGTGCCTGCCCTGGAGGTCGGCCATCCAGTCGGACAACCCCGGCACGGTGATCTTGTAGATCGGTTCGACCTGCGGCGACTGCTTGGAGGAGCCGCCGGGGGCGTCGGCGAAGGTGAAGTTCGACAGGTACTGGGTGAAGCCCAGCGCCAGGATGTTGATGGCCACACCGGAGACGATGTGGTTGACGTTGAAGGTCACCGTGATGATCGCGTGCAGCAGGCCGCCGATGGCGCCGCCGATGAGACCGGCCATGACGCCCGTCCACGGGCCCCACTGGTAGCCGGCCCAGGCACCGAACCAGGTGCCGAGGATCATCATGCCTTCGAGGCCGATGTTGACGACGCCCGCGCGCTCGGCCCACAGGCCGCCGAGGCCGGCGAGGCCGATCGGGACGGCGAGCGACAGCGCGCCGGATACCTGGCCGACGGAGGTCAGGTCGTCCGCGCCGCTGATCACGCGGACCAGCGAGACCAGCGCGAGGCCGCCCGCGATGATCAGCATGATCCACGGCAGGGTGAGCTTGTTGCGGCCGGCCTTCTTGGGGGCGGCGGCCGTCGCGGAAACGGTGCTGGTGCTCACGCCGCGACCTCCTTGTCGGTCTTGATGGCGTGCCCGGCGGCCAGCTCCTCGCCGACCTTCTGCTGCTGGCGTCGGATGCCGTAGCGGCGGACGAGTTCGTACGAGACGACGACCGCGATCACGATCAGGCCCTTCATGATCGTGCCGATCTCCTTCGCGTACCCGGCCTGGTCGAGCGAGGCCGAGGCCTTGTCGATGAAGGCCATCAGGAAGGCGGCGAAGAGGATGCCGACCGGGCTGTTGCGGCCGAGCAGCGCGATGGTGATGCCGGTGAAGCCGACGCCGACCGGGAAGGCCAGGTTGTAGGTGTGCGTCTCGCCGAGCAGCTGCGGCATGCCGGCGAGGCCGGCGACCGCGCCGGAGATGAGCATCGAGGTGACGATCATCTTCTTGGCGTCGACGCCCGAGGCCTGGGCGGCGGACTCGCTGGCGCCGGTGGCGCGCAGGTCGAAGCCGAAGCGGGTGCGGTTGAGGGTGAACCAGTAGACGACGCCGAGGGCGAAGGCCACGAAGGTGAACCCGTAGATCTCCAGCCCGTCGCCGAGGGAGACGGCCGGGAACCAGCCCGACGCCGGGATGTCGCCGGTGGTGAGGTCGTTGGAGCCCTCCACCTGGACGCCGAGGTTCTTCGTCAGCATCAGCCAGGCGATCAGGCTGGTCGCGATGGCGTTCAGCATGATCGTCGAGACGACCTCGCTGACTCCGCGCCGGGCCTTGAGGACACCGGCGATGCCGGACCAGAAGGCACCGACGAGCATGGCGACGAGGACGATCAGCAGCAGGTGCAGCGGGCCGGGCAGGGCCACGGCCGCACCGACCACGGCGGAGAGCATCGCCGCGAGGCGGTACTGGCCGTCGACGCCGATGTTGAAGAGGTTCATCCGGAAGCCGATGGCCACGGCCAGGGCTGCCAGGTAGTACGTGCCGGCCTGGTTCACGATGAGGACCTGGACGTCCTCGTAGCCGGCGTTCTCGACCATGAGGCGCAGCGGCTCGATCGGGTCGATGCCCGTCGCCGCCAGCACGATCATGGTCAGCAGGAAGGCGCTGACCAGTGCGAGCACCGGCCCGGCGAAGCCGAGGAGCAGCCGGTCCTTGTCGATTTTCTTCATCGGACCTCGTCCTCCGTGGAGCCGGTACCGGCGTCGGTACCGTCGGCGGAGTGGTTGTCGGTGGCGTCCAGGTGCCCGGAGGCGGCGCCCGTCATGGCGGTGCCGAGCTCCTCGGGGGTGACGGTCGCGGGGTCGGCGTCCGCGACGAGGCGGCCGCGGTAGATGACGCGCAGGGTGTCGGACAGGCCGATGAGCTCGTCCAGGTCGGCCGAGATCAGGAGCACGGCCAGGCCCTCGCGGCGGGCCTCGCGGATCGCGTCCCAGATCTGCGCCTGCGCGCCGACGTCCACACCGCGGGTGGGGTGGGCGGCGATCAGGAACTTGGGGTTGTGGCTCATCTCGCGGCCGACGATCAGCTTCTGCTGGTTGCCGCCGGAGAGCGAGGACGCGGTGACCTCGATGCCGGGCGTGCGGACGTCGTACTCGCGCACGATCCGCTCGGTGTCCTTGCGGGCCGCCTTCGGGTCGAGGATGCCGCGCTTGGAGTTGGGCGCCTCGGTGACGTGGCCCAGGATGCGGTTCTCCCACAGCGGGGACTCCAGCAGCAGGCCGTGCCGGTGGCGGTCCTCGGGGATGTACCCGATGCCGCCCTCGCGGCGCTTGCGCACCGGGGCCTTGGTGATGTCCAGGCCGTCCAGCGTGATCACGCCCGTGTCGGCGGGGTTCATGCCCATGAGGGCTTCGATCAGCTCGGTCTGGCCGTTGCCCTCGACGCCCGCGATGCCGAGGATCTCGCCCTTGTGGATGGTGAAGGTGACGTCGTCGAGCAGCAGTCGGCCGGCTTCGGCCTTCCGGTGCACCGGGGAGTCCTCCAGCGCGGCGTGCGCCAGGACCTCCGGCTCGGCGGTGACGGCGCCGGCGGCGGCGAGGGTCAGGCCCTTGACCGCCAGCATCGGGACGTCCGTCACGGTCGACTCGCGGGTCTCCGGCGAGGGCAGCTCCGCGCCGACCATCAGCTCGGCGAGCTGCTTGGTGGTGGCGGTCTTCGGGTCGGCGGTGCCGACCGTGGTGCCGCGGCGGATGACGGTGATGTCGTCGGCGACCTTCAGCACCTCGCCGAGCTTGTGCGAGATGAAGATGACGGTGAGGCCCTCGGCCTTGAGCTCGCGCAGGTTGTCGAAGAGGGCGTCCACCTCCTGCGGCACGAGCACGGCGGTCGGCTCGTCGAGGATGAGGATCTTCGCACCGCGGTAGAGGACCTTGAGGATCTCCACGCGCTGCCGGTCGGCGACGCCGAGGTCCTCGACCAGGGCGTCGGGGCGGACCCCGAGGCCGTACGCGTCCGAGATCTCCTTGATCTTCCGGCGGGCCTTGGCACCGATGCCGTACAGCTTCTCGCCGCCGAGGACCACGTTCTCCAGGACGGTGAGGTTGTCGGCGAGCATGAAGTGCTGGTGCACCATGCCGATGCCGCGGACGATCGCTTCGCCGGGGCTGCTGAAGGAGACCTGCTCGCCGTCGATGGCGATGGTGCCCTCGTCCGGCTTCTGCATGCCGTAGAGGATCTTCATCAGGGTCGACTTGCCGGCGCCGTTCTCGCCGATCAAGGCATGGACCGTGCCCTTGCGGACGGTGATCGCGATGTCCTTGTTGGCGACGACGCCGGGGAAGCGCTTGGTGATGCCGTGCAGTTCTA
Above is a window of Streptomyces subrutilus DNA encoding:
- a CDS encoding cytidine deaminase; the encoded protein is MTSPAPVPAQAAVDWEALRAAARDAMSRAYAPYSGFPVGVAARVDDGRVVTGCNVENASYGLGLCAECGLVSSLQATGGGRLTHFTCVDGKGGALVPCGRCRQLLYEFGGPELQVDTPEGIVPLSAMLPQAFGPDHLR
- a CDS encoding ABC transporter permease, whose protein sequence is MKKIDKDRLLLGFAGPVLALVSAFLLTMIVLAATGIDPIEPLRLMVENAGYEDVQVLIVNQAGTYYLAALAVAIGFRMNLFNIGVDGQYRLAAMLSAVVGAAVALPGPLHLLLIVLVAMLVGAFWSGIAGVLKARRGVSEVVSTIMLNAIATSLIAWLMLTKNLGVQVEGSNDLTTGDIPASGWFPAVSLGDGLEIYGFTFVAFALGVVYWFTLNRTRFGFDLRATGASESAAQASGVDAKKMIVTSMLISGAVAGLAGMPQLLGETHTYNLAFPVGVGFTGITIALLGRNSPVGILFAAFLMAFIDKASASLDQAGYAKEIGTIMKGLIVIAVVVSYELVRRYGIRRQQQKVGEELAAGHAIKTDKEVAA
- a CDS encoding ABC transporter permease; amino-acid sequence: MSTSTVSATAAAPKKAGRNKLTLPWIMLIIAGGLALVSLVRVISGADDLTSVGQVSGALSLAVPIGLAGLGGLWAERAGVVNIGLEGMMILGTWFGAWAGYQWGPWTGVMAGLIGGAIGGLLHAIITVTFNVNHIVSGVAINILALGFTQYLSNFTFADAPGGSSKQSPQVEPIYKITVPGLSDWMADLQGRHWFFVSDLAGVIGGLVTELSLLTVVALLLIPGTWWVLWRTTFGLRLRSCGENPTAAESLGVNVYKYKYIAVIVSGALAGLGGAFLSIVASPIYQEGQTGGRGYIGLAAMIFGNWMPGGMAMGAGLFGFIDSLKLRGGATNVHALLLLIAILLLLVCAWQLYKKKYVQAGVSALFGVLLFVWYALTDSVPSQFVDAAPYVTTLLVLALSAQRLRMPKADGLPYRKGQGK
- a CDS encoding ABC transporter ATP-binding protein; protein product: MNASSPPPAVELHGITKRFPGVVANKDIAITVRKGTVHALIGENGAGKSTLMKILYGMQKPDEGTIAIDGEQVSFSSPGEAIVRGIGMVHQHFMLADNLTVLENVVLGGEKLYGIGAKARRKIKEISDAYGLGVRPDALVEDLGVADRQRVEILKVLYRGAKILILDEPTAVLVPQEVDALFDNLRELKAEGLTVIFISHKLGEVLKVADDITVIRRGTTVGTADPKTATTKQLAELMVGAELPSPETRESTVTDVPMLAVKGLTLAAAGAVTAEPEVLAHAALEDSPVHRKAEAGRLLLDDVTFTIHKGEILGIAGVEGNGQTELIEALMGMNPADTGVITLDGLDITKAPVRKRREGGIGYIPEDRHRHGLLLESPLWENRILGHVTEAPNSKRGILDPKAARKDTERIVREYDVRTPGIEVTASSLSGGNQQKLIVGREMSHNPKFLIAAHPTRGVDVGAQAQIWDAIREARREGLAVLLISADLDELIGLSDTLRVIYRGRLVADADPATVTPEELGTAMTGAASGHLDATDNHSADGTDAGTGSTEDEVR